From one Neovison vison isolate M4711 chromosome 1, ASM_NN_V1, whole genome shotgun sequence genomic stretch:
- the LOC122912607 gene encoding double homeobox protein 4C-like: MPGSRWRRLLLRPWQKEALQALFQQNRYPGITTRERLARELDIPESRIQVWFQNERTRQLRQSRLASANSQGEGPSCGQEQPPAWTPGSRWRRLLLRPWQKEALQALFQQNRYPGITTRERLARELDIPESRIQVWFQNERTRQLRQSRLASANSQGEGPSCGQEQPPEDRRKRTAISPSKTSLLLQAFEKNPFPSISTREQLARLTGLPECRIQVWFQNRRARHPGQSRSGSANDRAANQEEEPPGPLEAPLSEEDFQALLAMLHDSTWPHA, encoded by the exons ATGCCCG GATCCCGATGGAGGCGGCTTCTTTTGAGGCCGTGGCAGAAAGAGGCTCTGCAAGCGTTGTTCCAGCAGAACCGGTACCCTGGCATCACCACCAGAGAACGACTGGCCCGAGAGCTAGACATTCCAGAGTCCAGGATCCAG GTGTGGTTCCAGAACGAGCGCACCAGACAGCTCAGGCAGAGCCGATTGGCGTCTGCAAACTCCCAAGGGGAAGGGCCATCGTGTGGACAGGAACAGCCTCCAGCTTGGACTCCAG GATCCCGATGGAGGCGGCTTCTTTTGAGGCCGTGGCAGAAAGAGGCTCTGCAAGCGTTGTTCCAGCAGAACCGGTACCCTGGCATCACCACCAGAGAACGACTGGCCCGAGAGCTAGACATTCCAGAGTCCAGGATCCAG GTGTGGTTCCAGAACGAGCGCACCAGACAGCTCAGGCAGAGCCGATTGGCGTCTGCAAACTCCCAAGGGGAAGGGCCATCGTGTGGACAGGAACAGCCTCCA gaggacaggagaaaacggacagccatttctccatccaaaaccagtctcctccttcaagcctttgagaagaacccatttcctagcatttctaccagagaacagctggccagactcacaggcctcccggaatgccgcattcag gtctggttccagaacagaagagctcggcacccagggcagagcagaagtgGCTCCGCGAATGACCGGGCGGCAAACCAGGAA gaggagcctcCGGGACCCTTGGAAGCGCCCCTCAGTGAGGAAGACTTTCAGGCCCTGCTGGCCATGCTGCACGATTCCACATGGCCTCACGCCTAG